In Polyodon spathula isolate WHYD16114869_AA unplaced genomic scaffold, ASM1765450v1 scaffolds_764, whole genome shotgun sequence, one genomic interval encodes:
- the LOC121308704 gene encoding zona pellucida sperm-binding protein 4-like → MEPVRCSAARWITVCLVFGLVAEAFGSNKKSSSVASVKFEDVTDVITCADSYMELKITPTQFQGTSNSFKVQDLQGNWLDASSIAFKCRYNIRTDPTDHASVFQVYYDGCYVRQQNNKYMLSALVEAVDPSDRIMIIKKTPMECPYYSWITTRTTTPTQTTTSRSIPWPVTGACEIPSTEVLPCGEANINQTACRVKGCCFKPTMFPACYYGNTVNVQCTRDGYMMTAISKAVTKPDLLLNSVSLIGGRNPPCAPVGRSASFLLFKFPLGACGTRLKLADDKVVYENEMSGTIDVLDSRYGSITRDADYKLTIRCLYSAKMALPLQVQIQSVDPPRPVAEPGPLRIELRIARDKAYGSYFADSEFPLVRVLRELVYVEVRLLGRTDPNIHLVLDDCWATSTPSPLSKPQWSLLVDGSPYKEDNYLTSLIPVNASSGLINPTHYKRFQLKMFAFVNGLLKKAFKDPIFLYCSAAACSPSASDSCTVGCPSGGRVVRHAEVTLQDTVIAHSGPIIFMEAERNVEVDHNGRALNVFSDGDLISDSRPSLIGTPIQEGNESEDEGFMVHLPWVLTVVLTGAVLVAVAVWKLTLPTREETKL, encoded by the exons ATGGAGCCTGTCCGGTGTAGCGCTGCCCGGTGGATCACGGTTTGCTTGGTTTTTGGACTTGTGGCTGAAGCTTTCGGGTCCAACAAGAAGAGTAGCAGTGTGGCTTCAGTGAAGTTTGAAGATGTCACTGATGTTATCACCTGCGCAGACAGCTACATGGAGTTAAAGATCACGCCAACTCAATTTCAGGGGACCAGCAATAGCTTTAAAGTTCAGG ATCTGCAAGGCAATTGGCTTGATGCGAGCTCTATCGCGTTCAAATGCAGATACAACATACGCACTGATCCGACCGACCACGCTAGCGTTTTCCAGGTTTATTATGACGGCTGTTACGTTAGACAGCAG AATAACAAATACATGCTTTCTGCCCTTGTTGAAGCGGTTGACCCAAGTGATAGAATAATGATCATTAAGAAGACGCCCATGGAGTGCCCTTACT ATTCCTGGATCACTACTCGGACCACGACTCCTACTCAGACCACTACTTCCCGGAGCATTCCGTGGCCGGTTACAGGTGCTTGCGAGATTCCATCAACGGAAGTATTGCCCTGCGGTGAAGCCAACATTAACCAAACGGCCTGTAGGGTCAAAGGATGTTGCTTCAAGCCTACGATGTTCCCTGCTTGCTACTATGGAAATACTG TAAATGTCCAGTGCACCCGAGACGGTTACATGATGACTGCTATTAGTAAGGCGGTGACCAAGCCGGACTTGCTTCTCAATTCGGTCAGTTTGATTGGGGGACGGAACCCACCGTGTGCTCCAGTCGGTCGCTCTGCCAGCTTCCTGCTGTTCAAGTTCCCACTTGGTGCTTGTGGGACTCGTTTAAAG CTGGCTGATGACAAAGTCGTTTATGAGAATGAGATGTCTGGCACTATCGATGTTCTGGACAGTCGATATGGGTCAATCACCAGAGATGCAGATTATAA ATTGACCATCCGCTGTCTCTATTCTGCGAAGATGGCCCTGCCACTGCAGGTCCAAATCCAATCTGTAGACCCACCACGTCCTGTAGCTGAACCGGGACCTCTCCGCATCGAACTCCGAATTGCAAGAG ataAAGCCTATGGATCCTACTTTGCGGACTCGGAGTTCCCCCTTGTCAGAGTGCTCAGAGAACTTGTGTACGTAGAGGTTCGCCTCTTGGGGAGGACTGACCCCAACATCCACCTGGTTCTAGATGACTGCTGGGCTACATCTACCCCAAGCCCCCTCAGCAAGCCTCAGTGGAGCCTTCTGGTAGATGGGTC cccatacaaGGAAGACAACTATCTGACTTCGCTGATCCCAGTTAATGCCTCTTCAGGGCTAATAAACCCAACACACTATAAAAGGTTTCAGTTGAAGATGTTTGCCTTTGTGAATGGCCTTCTGAAGAAGGCATTCAAGGATCCA ATCTTCCTGTACTGTAGTGCAGCGGCATGTTCTCCCTCTGCTTCGGACTCTTGTACTGTCGGATGTCCCTCTGGAGGAA GAGTTGTCCGACATGCTGAAGTTACTCTGCAGGATACAGTGATTGCCCACAGTGGACCCATTATCTTCATGGAAGCAGAAAGAAATGTTGAGGTTGACCACAATG GGAGAGCACTCAATGTGTTTTCAGATGGAGATTTGATTTCTGACAGTAGGCCCAGCCTCATTGGGACACCAATCCAGGAGGGAAATGAGTCTGAAGACGAAG GGTTCATGGTGCACCTTCCATGGGTCCTCACTGTGGTGTTGACTGGGGCTGTGCTGGTGGCTGTTGCTGTCTGGAAGCTGACTCTTCCCACTAGAGAGGAAACCAAGCTGTGA